One Burkholderia gladioli genomic window, ACTGGCGGCCCAGCGTGACGGTGCCCCATTGCCGGCTCGCGAGACCGACCCAGGCCTGGCGGCCGAACTCGTCGCCGCCGTTGCCGAACTTGCCGTTGGCCACGTTGAAGCCGTTCTCGAGGGTGAACACGGCAGCCAGCCCGCCGCCCAGGTCCTCGTTGCCGCGCAGGCCCCAGCGCGAGGTGCTGACGTTGCCGCTCTGCACGCCGTAGGTCGGGCCCGCGCCGCCCGAGGATTTCTGGTTGCTGATGTAGTCCAGGCCCGCGTCGATCGTGCCGTACAGCGTGACGCTGCTCTGCGCATGCGCGGCGGTCGAAAGCAGGCATGCGAGCGCCGCCGGGATTGCCAGATATTTCTTCATGATGGTTTCGCTAGAGTGGGTCGGTCTTCTCGCACCGCAGGCTGCGTGTGGAAAAGCCGATCCGTCCGCGATGCGATGGCGCCCAATTTAGGCAGCGGGCGTGACAGCGCCGTTATGAAAACGGCCTGAAAAATGAAACCTTTTTCATCCACGCGATATGCCGGCTTCATGTCGATGCCGACAGCCCCCGGGGCGCTGCATGAATTTCTTTTCACCCTGCGTATGCCGATCCGCTATCGCCCCCCCTCTATGCTTGTCCTCAACCCGATGCGTCACGTCGAGATGCCGCGACGGGGATGAAACCAGTCATTGATCATGAGGACAACGAAGATGAACACCACCAAGCTAGTCGCGACGACCCTGCTCGCCGCCTTCGCCGCGCTTTCGATTCCCGCCTTCGCGCAGACCACCGCCCAGCCGATGCGGATGACGCCGGCCGCCACCAAGGACGGCGTGCCGGGCGCGGCGGCCAACAGCCAGTGGGCCGCCGCCAATGGCCAGTGGGTCGCGCCCTATGGCCAGCCGGTGCACGAGAAGACGCGCGCCGAGGTCTACCAGGAGCTCGTGCAGGCCGAGCAGGACGGCCAGCTCCAGTACCTGAACTCCACGCTCTACGCGCACTGATGTGTGCCGCCTTGCGGCCGGCCCCGGCGTCCCGCTCACGCCGCCCGCGCCGTCCGCAGCGACGCCGCTCCCTACCTGACTCGCTCGCCAATCATGAAGCTTCGTCCCCTCCTGCTGCGCTCCACCCGTCTCGCGCTGCTCGCCGTCGCCGCCGGCGCCCTGTTGTCCGGCTGCGCCGCCGCGCGGCCCAATGGCCCCGGCGACTGCGTCGGCCCGCCCGATTTCTGCGTGCCTTTCTTCGGTTCGTGATTCGATCCGTCAATGCGCGAGGGGCGCGCTGCCGTCGGCAGTGCGCCCCTCGTGTCCATGCATGATGTCGCCGCTTCGTGAAGCGGCCGCGCCGCGCGCTCAGGCATCCGGCAGACTCACCTGGTAGCCGTAGCGGCTCACCGTATCGATCCTGACGTCGGGCAGGTGCCGCGCGAGCTTGCGACGCAACCGCGACACCACCAGGTTGACGCTCGACGGATCGACATCCTCCTTGTCCTGCCACACATAACGGATCAACTGGTCGCGCGGCACCGGCGCGTTCGGATGGCGCATCAGGCATTCGAGCAGCAGGAACTCGCGGCGCGTCACCGCCAGCCGCAGCTTGCCGTCCTTGAGCTCGCGCGACAGCGTCTCGAAGCTCGAGGACGCGGCGGGCGCATGCGGGCCTTCCGCCTCGCGCGGCCCGGCCAGGCGCTGCAGGGCCTGCAGGCGCTCATGCAGCTCGATGAAGGAATAAGGCGCGCCGAAGCAGGCGTCGGCACCGGCGCGCAGCGCGCGGATCCGTTCGCTCGCCGAGGCATGGCCGAGCAGCACCACCAGCGCAGCGCCGCCGCCGTCGGCCACGAAGCGCGGCAGCATGCCGATCAGCGCGGCGTCGGCGCCGGGCTCGAAGGCGGTCACCACGATCGCGTCGAAGGCTTCCTGCGAGGCCAGGAACAGGCCGTCGCGCAACTCGTCGGCGCGCTGCAGGCTGTGGCCGCTCTCCTGCAAGGCCTTGTGCAGCCAGGACGCTTCCGGATGCGGCGACGTGACGAGCAGGACACGCATGCTCAGCAGGCCCCCCGGTGGCAGGCAGCAACACGAGCGATCCTCATACCAGCGACCTCGACCAGCATTCGATCGTGACGCGCGTGCCGGGCTCGGCGCTGCCGATGCGCAGCGTGAAGTCATGCACGTTGACCACCGTCGAGACGATGCTCAGGCCCAGCCCCGAGCCGGCCAGGTGCCCGGTGCGGCGGCTGCGGTAGCGGTGCTGCAGCACGGCCTCGCGCTCGTCGGGGGCGATGCCGGGGCCGTCGTCGCTGACGTCGATCTGCGGCCCCTGCAGGCGCTGGCGCAGCTCGAGCCGCACCGTGCCGCCCGAGGCCGAATACTTGAGCGCGTTGTCGAGCAGGTTGGTGAGCGCCTCGAACAGCAGCGCGCGATCGCCGTGCACAGCGTCGACGCGTTCGGTGCGAACCTCGAAGCGGATATCGCGGCTCTCGGCCAGCGGCTCGAACAATTCGCCGATATCGATCACCAGCGCCTGCAGGTCGACCTCGGCGAAACCGCCGCGCCGCTGCAGCGTGCCGATCTCGGCGATCCGCAGCATGGCGCGAAAACGCCCGAGCAGCGCATCGGTCTCGTTGCGCGCGCGCGAGACCAGGCTCGCCATCGCCGCGTCGTCCTGGGTGCCGGCGCGCTCGGCCGCGTGCGCGAGCAGCGTATGCACGTGCGCCAGCGGCGTGCGCAGGTCGTGCGCGATGCCGTCGCACACGCCCTTGACCTCGTGCATCAGCCGCTCGACCTCGGCCAGCATGTGGTTGACCAGGTGCGAGAGCATGTCGATCTCGTCGCGCCCGCCCACCGGCAAGCGCTGGGCCAGATCGCCGCGCGCGATGCGCTGGGTGACCTGGCGGATCGCCTTGATGCGCCGCATCTGCCGCACGCTGAGGATCAGCCCGCCGAGCAGGCCCGCGCCGAAGCAGAGCACGCCGCCCACCACCAGCGCGTTGATGATGGCCTCGCGGATCCGCAGGATGTGGGTGAGGTCGCGCGCCAGCACCAGCCGATAGCCGTTGGGCCGCGTCTCGGCCATCGCGCGCACCACCGGCGCCACCTCGTCGCCGGCGATCTTCAGCGTATGCGAGAGCGTCTGGCCGGTGCGGTCGGTCTCCAGCCCGGCCGGAAACTCGAGCACGTCGCCCGCCACATGGCGGCCGTCCGGCGCGAACAGGCCGTAGTAATTGGTGTGCATGCGCTCGTGCTCGAGGCGGCGATGGATCGCGCCGGGCAGGTTGGTATCCGCCATCGAATCGAAGTAGATCATCTGCCAGTCGATCACCACGTCGGTTTCGCTCTTCATGTCGTGCGTGATCTGCGTGGCGATCACGCCGAGCAGCAGCATCACCGACAGCGAGAACATCACCGCGTAGACGGTCACCAGCCGGAACGTGCTGGAATACCAGCGCGGCGTGCCGGCCCCGCCGGCGCTCCGGCTTGCTTGTTCGGTCACGATGGGCGGCTCAGGACAGGATGTAGCCGGCACCGCGCACGGTGCGGATCATCGGCGCGAGCTCGGGCGGGTCGATCTTCTTGCGCAGGCGTCCCATGTGGACGTCGATCAGGTTGGTGCCGGGATCGAAGTGGTAGCCCCAGACCGCCTCGAACAGCATGGTGCGCGTGATGGTCTGCCCGGCGTTGCGCATCATGTATTCGAGCACGCGGTACTCGGTGGGCAGCAGCGCGATCTCCACGCCGTCGCGGCTGGCCTTGCGGGCGATCAGGTCGAGCGCGAGCGGGCCCACCGTGAGCGAGGTCTCCGATTGCGCGGGCGCGCTGCGGCTGCGGCGCAGCAGCACCTCCAGGCGCGCGGCCATCTCTTCCGGGTCGAAGGGCTTGGTGAGATAGTCGTCGCCGCCGGCGCGCAGGCCGCGCACGCGTTCGTCCACATCGCCCAGCGCGCTGAGCATCAGCACCGGCGTGCGCACGCCGATGCTGCGCATGGTGGTGACGATGGTCAGGCCGTCCACGCCGGGCAGCATGCGGTCCAGCGTGATCACGTCGTATTCGTCGGTCAGCGCGCGCGCCATGCCGTCTCGGCCGTTGGCCACCCATTCCACCGCGAAGCCGCGATCTTTCAGTTCGCCGACGATTTCATTCGCGGTGATTTCATCGTCTTCGATGGTCAGGACTCGAAACATTGTCGTCCCGCCGGCCGCGAACAAGGGCGGCACCGGCGATTCGTGATGAGAGGAGAGGAATGTTGCCATATCCGGCCCGGGCGTTGAGCGGCCGTCGCGCATCGACAGCCATCAACGCAGGCTACACGCGCGCGCGTGTCGCCCGGGTATCGGGTTCATTAAACATTCTTCATCCGGCGCGCGGGTATCGCCGCCGCGCCCGTCGCGGTGCGGTGCGCGGGCGCTTCCCGCCAGGCATGATCGAGGCCGGGCGCGAGCCGCCTCAGGTGGGCCGATCGAGCGCCGGCACGGTCGCGCCGCCCGGCACTTGTGCGACGTTGCGCCGCATCTCGACCCCGGCGCGACGGCGCGCGTCCTCGATCGCGCGATATTGGCGCTCGACCCTCGCGTGATCGAGCACCACGTCGGCGATCGGCCCGCCGCTGCCCTGCACCTTCGCCTCGGCCAGGCTCGCCACGCAGAGCGCGACGGCGGCCAATCCTATCGATCCGATGGTTCGTCCGTTCACGCCAATCTCCTCCTGTCCTGGGTCCGGAGCCAGCGTGCACCGATCAATGCGCGCCGCCATGTCCCGCACCATACGCCGCCGCACCTGAACGAACGCTGGCACGCAGGTGAAAGAAATTTCAGCGAGGCCGCGCCGCCGTGGATGAAGGAAGTTTCATGTGCGCTCCACCGTTTCGACAAGCGCCCTCCACTAGCCTGCGTTCCGTGATCACGACGCATTGCGCGCCGGATCGGATGACCCGGCCGGCAGCTTGCCGGCGCCCAACCCGTCTCGAGGAACGACATCATGAAAAACCGCGCATCGACCCTGAAACACGCCCTGCTCTGCGCCGGCCTGATGGCCGTGGGTATCGCCGCCCAAGCCGCCCACGCCGCGCCGCTCACGCCGCAGCAATGCGGCGACTATCCGTTCGTGAAGATGAAGGGGCCGGTCACGCATGCGCAGATCGTCAACGAGCTCTCGGAGCTGGAATCGGTCGGCTACCAGCCCTCGGCCGGCGACGACAGCAACTACCCGGATGACATCGACAGCGCCCAGGAAAAGCTGATGCAGAAGTACCAGCGCGACTGCGTCAAGCACGGCGCGGCATCGTGAGACGCGCGGCGCGCATCGGGCGCGGGCTGGTCGGCACGCTGCTCGCGGCCGGCCTGATGCTCGGCGCCACGATGGCCGCCGCGCGGGCAATGCCGCTCAGCGCGCGGCAGTGCCGCGACTATCCGTTCGTGGAAGATGGCCGGGCGCTCACGCACCGGCAGGTGATCGGCGAACTCGCCGAGCTGGAAGCAGCGGGGTACTCGTCCGAGGCGGTCAACGGCAAGGACTTTCCCGATGCGGCGCGCGCCGCGCATCGGCGCTTGATGCGCGAATACCGGCGCGACTGCACGGGGCGGCTGCCCGGCATGCCGTTGGCCGCGGCGCAAGGCGACGAGCCCGGCGCGTCACCTTGAACCCTGGCGGCTTCGCCCGCGCCAGGTAGTTCGTCGTGCAAAACATTGGACGCAGGGTCCAGGTTGCGAATTCGCCACAAGGCGCATGCCGCGGCACGCGCCTCGTGGCCTGCCCGCGCTCAGGCCGGATCGGGCGAGCGGGTGCGCAGCGTGACGAACTCCTCGGCCGCGCTCGGGTGGATGCCGATGGTCGCGTCGAACTGCGCCTTGGTGGCGCCCATGCGCACCGCGATCGCGATGCCCTGGATGGTCTCGGCGGCGTCGCGCCCGATCATGTGCGCGCCGACCACGCGCTGCGTGTCGCGCACCACCACCAGCTTCATGAAGATCTTCTCGTCGCGGCCCGTCAGCGTGTGCTTGAGCGCGCGGAACGAGGTCTTGTAGATGTCGAGCGCGCCGTACTCGGCGCGCGCCTCGGCCTCGCTCAGGCCGACCGTGGCCAGCTCCGGCTGGCTGAACACGGCCGAGGGAATCGCGCGGTGATCGGCCTCGATGCGCTGCTCGCCGAACAGGTTGGCCGCCAGCAGCGCGCCGTCGCGCGTGGCCACCGGCGTGAGCTGCGGACGCGAGGTGACGTCGCCGATCGCGTGGATCGAGGGCACGTTGGTGGCCGAGTAGGCATCGACGCGCACCGCGCCGCCCTTCTCCAGCTCGACGCCGGCGTTCTCCAGGCCCAGCCCGGCCGTGTTCGGATGGCGGCCGGTGGCATACAGCACCGCGTCGTAGGGGCCTTGCGGCGTGCCGTCGACGTCGAGCGTGAGCGAGCCGTCGGCATTGCGCGTGATGGCGCGCACCTGCGCCTGCGTATGGATCGCCACGCCGTGCTTGCTGATCTCCTCGTGCAGCACGCGGCGCAGGTCGTCGTCGAAGTGGCGCAGGATTTCCTCGCCGCGATAGTAGAGATCGACCTTCGAGCGCAGCCCGTTGAAGATGCCGGCGAACTCCACCGCGATGTAGCCGCCGCCGACCACCGCCACGCGCCTGGGCAGCTCGGGCAGGTCGAGCGCCTCGCGCGAGGTGATCGCGTGCTCGATGCCGGGAATCTCCGGCAGGGTCGGCCAGGAGCCGGTCGCCACGCCGATGTGGCGCGTGCTGTAGCGCTTGCCGCCGACCTCGACGGTATGCGCGTCGACGATGGTGGCGCGCCCCTCGTGCATGCTCACGCCGGCATCGTTCAGCAGCTTGATGTAGATGGTGGAGAGCCGGTTGATCTCGCGATCCTTGGCGGCGATCAGGGTCGGCCAGGAGAATTCGCCCTCGCCGAACTGCCAGCCGTAGCCGGCGGCATCCTCGACGTCGTCGGGGAAATGCGATGCATAGACCAGCAGCTTCTTCGGGATGCAGCCGCGCAGCACGCAGGTGCCGCCGATCTGCTCCACCTCGGCGATGCCCACCCGGGCGCCGAGCGAGGCCGAGATGCGGGCGAGCCGCACGCCGCCGGAGCCCGCGCCGATCACGAAGAGGTCATAGTCGTAGTCCATCGAAATGCTCCGGCAGATTTGGAATCGGCACGATAGCAAGTTTTCGGGAAACGCGTGAGACAGGACGCGGCGCCGGCCGGAGCCCGGCTGGCGAGGCCGCCGGTTTTCTGCTGGCGGGCTTCGGCGCCGCTTTCGGCGGCCGATCTCGGCGCCCGTAAACGACATCGCCCCGGTCGCGACGTGAATCGCGACCGGGGCGGTGGAAGCGGCGCCGGCAATCAGCCGGCGCGCCGCTCAGAAGATGTTGCGCAGGCCGATCGAGACGCCGGTCTGGTTGTTGCGGCCCGGCAGTTCGACCACCGAGGCGCCGGTCGCCTTGTTGAAGTCGACCGTGCCGTAGATCTCGGTGCGCTTGGACAGCGCGTATTCGGCCAGGCCGACGATCGCGTAGCGATTGCCGCTGCCGAGCACGCCGCTCGAGATCGTCGCGTTGCGCGAGTGGTCGTAGTAGAACGCGCCGGTCAGCGTGATGGTCGGGCTCGCCTGCCAGGCCACGCCGGCATACGGGCCGTCGTCGATCCGGCCGGTGCCCTTGAGCGAGCTGATGCCCGGCACGATGGCTTGCTGGGCCAGCGTCGAATCGACGAAGCCGGTGTCGTCCTTCGAGCGCAGGTAGCCGGCGTAGAGCTTGACCGTGCTGAACGCGTAGACCGCGCCCACGTGGTAGATGGTCTGCTTGCGGTTCGAGTTGTCGCTGTTCTGCTGCATGCCGGCGGCCACGTTCAGCGGGCCGAAGGCGTAGCCGAGCGTGAAGCCGTACATGTTGCCGGCGCCGACGTGGCCCGGCAGCTGGCCCGAGAAGCCGTTCGCGCCGGTCGAGGTCGAATCGGTGCCGAACGAGTACATCGCGCCGACCGACAGGCCGCCGAACTTGCCGTTGTACTTGACGGCGTTGTCGGCATAGAGGCCCGCGCCGAGCGCCACCGGCAGCCAGGCGTTTTCGAAGTAGTTGCCCACCGTCAGCGGGTCATAGGTATCGGCCAGCAGGTCGAACAGCAGGGTCTTCTGGCGGCCCAGCGTGACGGTGCCGTACTGGCTCTGCAGGCCCACGTAGGCCGCGCGGTTGAACAGGCGCGAGCCGCCCGCCATCGAGCCGTCCTGCAGGTTGATGCCGCTTTCGAGGTTGAAGATCGCCTTCAGGCCGCCGCCGAGATCCTCGACGCCTTTCAGCGCGAAACGGCTGTTGGTGATCGCGCCGTTCGTCATGTAGAAGCGATTGTCGTTGTTCGCGTTCGAGTTGGTCAGGTAGCGCAGGCTGACGTCCGCGACGCCCCACAGCGTGACCGAACTCTGCGCGTACGCCTGCGTGCCGGCGAACGCGAGCATCATGCCCCCAACCAATCCCGCGATCCT contains:
- a CDS encoding porin; this translates as MKQTRIAGLVGGMMLAFAGTQAYAQSSVTLWGVADVSLRYLTNSNANNDNRFYMTNGAITNSRFALKGVEDLGGGLKAIFNLESGINLQDGSMAGGSRLFNRAAYVGLQSQYGTVTLGRQKTLLFDLLADTYDPLTVGNYFENAWLPVALGAGLYADNAVKYNGKFGGLSVGAMYSFGTDSTSTGANGFSGQLPGHVGAGNMYGFTLGYAFGPLNVAAGMQQNSDNSNRKQTIYHVGAVYAFSTVKLYAGYLRSKDDTGFVDSTLAQQAIVPGISSLKGTGRIDDGPYAGVAWQASPTITLTGAFYYDHSRNATISSGVLGSGNRYAIVGLAEYALSKRTEIYGTVDFNKATGASVVELPGRNNQTGVSIGLRNIF
- the gor gene encoding glutathione-disulfide reductase, with the translated sequence MDYDYDLFVIGAGSGGVRLARISASLGARVGIAEVEQIGGTCVLRGCIPKKLLVYASHFPDDVEDAAGYGWQFGEGEFSWPTLIAAKDREINRLSTIYIKLLNDAGVSMHEGRATIVDAHTVEVGGKRYSTRHIGVATGSWPTLPEIPGIEHAITSREALDLPELPRRVAVVGGGYIAVEFAGIFNGLRSKVDLYYRGEEILRHFDDDLRRVLHEEISKHGVAIHTQAQVRAITRNADGSLTLDVDGTPQGPYDAVLYATGRHPNTAGLGLENAGVELEKGGAVRVDAYSATNVPSIHAIGDVTSRPQLTPVATRDGALLAANLFGEQRIEADHRAIPSAVFSQPELATVGLSEAEARAEYGALDIYKTSFRALKHTLTGRDEKIFMKLVVVRDTQRVVGAHMIGRDAAETIQGIAIAVRMGATKAQFDATIGIHPSAAEEFVTLRTRSPDPA
- a CDS encoding response regulator transcription factor, giving the protein MRVLLVTSPHPEASWLHKALQESGHSLQRADELRDGLFLASQEAFDAIVVTAFEPGADAALIGMLPRFVADGGGAALVVLLGHASASERIRALRAGADACFGAPYSFIELHERLQALQRLAGPREAEGPHAPAASSSFETLSRELKDGKLRLAVTRREFLLLECLMRHPNAPVPRDQLIRYVWQDKEDVDPSSVNLVVSRLRRKLARHLPDVRIDTVSRYGYQVSLPDA
- a CDS encoding sensor histidine kinase, producing MFSLSVMLLLGVIATQITHDMKSETDVVIDWQMIYFDSMADTNLPGAIHRRLEHERMHTNYYGLFAPDGRHVAGDVLEFPAGLETDRTGQTLSHTLKIAGDEVAPVVRAMAETRPNGYRLVLARDLTHILRIREAIINALVVGGVLCFGAGLLGGLILSVRQMRRIKAIRQVTQRIARGDLAQRLPVGGRDEIDMLSHLVNHMLAEVERLMHEVKGVCDGIAHDLRTPLAHVHTLLAHAAERAGTQDDAAMASLVSRARNETDALLGRFRAMLRIAEIGTLQRRGGFAEVDLQALVIDIGELFEPLAESRDIRFEVRTERVDAVHGDRALLFEALTNLLDNALKYSASGGTVRLELRQRLQGPQIDVSDDGPGIAPDEREAVLQHRYRSRRTGHLAGSGLGLSIVSTVVNVHDFTLRIGSAEPGTRVTIECWSRSLV
- a CDS encoding DUF4148 domain-containing protein — its product is MKNRASTLKHALLCAGLMAVGIAAQAAHAAPLTPQQCGDYPFVKMKGPVTHAQIVNELSELESVGYQPSAGDDSNYPDDIDSAQEKLMQKYQRDCVKHGAAS
- a CDS encoding DUF4148 domain-containing protein — protein: MRRAARIGRGLVGTLLAAGLMLGATMAAARAMPLSARQCRDYPFVEDGRALTHRQVIGELAELEAAGYSSEAVNGKDFPDAARAAHRRLMREYRRDCTGRLPGMPLAAAQGDEPGASP
- a CDS encoding response regulator transcription factor, with protein sequence MFRVLTIEDDEITANEIVGELKDRGFAVEWVANGRDGMARALTDEYDVITLDRMLPGVDGLTIVTTMRSIGVRTPVLMLSALGDVDERVRGLRAGGDDYLTKPFDPEEMAARLEVLLRRSRSAPAQSETSLTVGPLALDLIARKASRDGVEIALLPTEYRVLEYMMRNAGQTITRTMLFEAVWGYHFDPGTNLIDVHMGRLRKKIDPPELAPMIRTVRGAGYILS
- a CDS encoding DUF4148 domain-containing protein, whose protein sequence is MNTTKLVATTLLAAFAALSIPAFAQTTAQPMRMTPAATKDGVPGAAANSQWAAANGQWVAPYGQPVHEKTRAEVYQELVQAEQDGQLQYLNSTLYAH